A single genomic interval of Pyrobaculum arsenaticum DSM 13514 harbors:
- a CDS encoding AAA family ATPase — MCTGFEDCGAFFVEASGDVSHVGKFLWSPADKPWKAMEEIRSGDCVLHYVTEKAGVKGFVGVSKAAEPAKQVDKAESERLFQSLGVEPSYYSQWLSKYDKFYFVPLKGFRRFDKPLGLEEVVAMGISVFEVVPQNYIRKTPYGKRILEAACRQSGPRSCGGVDAAPSVELEKFVALLMLAGKNVLFVGAPGVGKTLLARRAACFFTECPPVVEAGREDLAYEDLAIRYAVGPDGRVERRLGSLARAVAESWASLRRGGGPCHFIIDEINRANIDVVMGRFFTVLDMEHRSVEIPELEEAGVDPPRVPLSFRVFATMNVVDRGQLFRMSFALLRRFAYVYVLPPHKKIEPEKSPRETAKELGLYRPYAEAAYKALTLKSYLENDVATLIRLPIPQPEKIAEEADRLGILHLVDHLLESADKIGLEVGPSMIVDVLKAVAVYASAPPSLKPREEVFVDYVVSSLVLPYFAAAIPRIRQKALYTSKAFEEARELNEVASKIREWLGERSASYHVARGLLYELPAKV; from the coding sequence GTGTGCACGGGGTTTGAAGACTGCGGGGCGTTTTTCGTCGAGGCGTCCGGCGATGTGTCCCACGTGGGGAAATTCCTGTGGAGCCCCGCCGACAAGCCGTGGAAAGCGATGGAAGAGATTAGGAGTGGGGACTGCGTCCTTCACTACGTCACTGAGAAGGCCGGCGTCAAGGGGTTTGTGGGGGTTTCCAAGGCGGCCGAGCCGGCGAAACAGGTCGACAAGGCTGAAAGCGAGAGGCTTTTCCAAAGCCTCGGCGTGGAGCCGAGCTACTACAGCCAGTGGCTTTCGAAGTACGATAAGTTCTACTTCGTCCCCCTAAAGGGCTTCCGACGTTTTGACAAGCCGCTGGGGCTGGAGGAGGTGGTGGCTATGGGCATAAGCGTCTTTGAGGTAGTGCCGCAGAACTACATTAGGAAGACGCCTTATGGGAAGAGGATTTTAGAGGCGGCGTGTAGGCAAAGCGGTCCGCGCAGTTGCGGAGGTGTGGACGCGGCGCCTAGTGTCGAGCTGGAGAAATTCGTGGCTCTGCTAATGCTGGCGGGGAAAAACGTCTTGTTTGTGGGGGCGCCGGGGGTGGGGAAGACGCTCCTGGCGCGTAGGGCGGCGTGCTTCTTCACGGAGTGCCCCCCGGTGGTTGAGGCGGGGCGGGAGGACTTGGCCTACGAGGACTTGGCCATCCGCTACGCGGTGGGGCCCGACGGCAGAGTGGAGAGGCGGCTGGGCTCCCTTGCAAGAGCCGTTGCCGAGAGCTGGGCATCGCTGAGGAGAGGCGGGGGGCCGTGTCATTTCATAATAGACGAGATAAACCGCGCCAACATAGACGTGGTGATGGGCCGCTTCTTCACCGTCCTGGACATGGAGCACAGGTCTGTGGAGATTCCGGAGCTGGAGGAGGCCGGTGTCGACCCACCGCGTGTGCCGCTGTCTTTTAGGGTATTCGCCACGATGAACGTCGTCGATAGGGGCCAGCTGTTTAGGATGAGCTTCGCCCTTCTGCGGAGGTTTGCCTACGTATACGTACTGCCGCCTCACAAGAAGATAGAGCCAGAGAAGTCGCCGCGGGAGACGGCGAAGGAGCTAGGCTTATACCGCCCATATGCGGAGGCGGCTTACAAGGCCCTCACCTTGAAAAGCTACTTAGAAAACGACGTGGCGACTCTTATCAGACTCCCAATCCCCCAGCCAGAGAAGATAGCGGAAGAGGCTGATAGGCTCGGGATACTGCACCTCGTGGACCATTTGTTAGAGAGCGCGGACAAAATCGGCTTGGAGGTAGGCCCCTCTATGATCGTCGACGTGTTGAAGGCTGTGGCCGTCTACGCCTCTGCCCCGCCGAGCCTAAAGCCCAGAGAGGAAGTCTTTGTAGACTACGTTGTCTCCTCGCTGGTGCTTCCATACTTCGCCGCGGCAATTCCGAGAATAAGACAGAAGGCGCTGTATACGTCAAAGGCCTTTGAAGAGGCCAGGGAGCTGAACGAGGTGGCGTCTAAAATTAGGGAGTGGCTCGGGGAGAGGTCGGCTTCTTATCACGTGGCGAGAGGGCTTCTCTATGAGCTACCGGCTAAGGTGTGA
- a CDS encoding RNA 2'-phosphotransferase, producing the protein MVGGLHKCQICGAYTDEPTHCGKPAVLLLDGSTRLRVSKTLSLALRHSPAVLGLVLDSRGWGEVEAVLRGLDRAGLKISREALEAVVALDDKGRFEMSNGKIRARYGHSIDVEVEYEVDEDSASLYHGTSKDNLPFIMAVGILPMKRKFVHLATDVDTACLNAARRPSPIVIEVDAECLRRSGVVIYIGSRKIRLAKYVPQSCIKRVFQCL; encoded by the coding sequence GTGGTCGGCGGGCTACACAAGTGCCAGATTTGCGGCGCCTATACCGACGAGCCTACGCACTGCGGGAAACCCGCTGTGTTGTTACTCGACGGGAGCACCAGGCTAAGGGTTTCTAAGACCTTATCCCTCGCCCTTAGGCATAGCCCTGCCGTCCTCGGGCTGGTGTTAGACAGCCGTGGCTGGGGGGAAGTAGAGGCGGTGTTGAGGGGGCTGGATAGGGCTGGTCTAAAGATCAGCAGAGAGGCGCTGGAGGCCGTGGTAGCCTTAGACGACAAGGGCCGTTTTGAGATGAGCAATGGCAAGATAAGGGCTCGGTACGGCCACTCCATAGATGTTGAGGTAGAGTATGAGGTGGACGAAGACTCCGCATCTCTCTACCACGGTACTTCTAAAGACAACCTCCCTTTCATCATGGCTGTGGGCATACTTCCCATGAAAAGGAAGTTCGTCCACCTAGCAACCGACGTGGACACAGCGTGTCTAAACGCCGCGCGGAGGCCGAGCCCAATCGTAATTGAAGTAGACGCGGAATGTCTAAGAAGAAGCGGCGTCGTGATATATATCGGAAGCCGCAAAATTAGGTTGGCAAAGTACGTGCCGCAGAGTTGCATAAAAAGAGTTTTCCAATGCCTATGA
- a CDS encoding winged helix-turn-helix domain-containing protein, with translation MLVFLNLTAPPLLLLLLPAALVGNYTLPAPPLSDVAAFTTAGEPLPTWVLNNTLYVLQNGAPAVAVYVPRYENSSGVYTVTVKADKVVVQAPPGVMIEDFAPLPTNVVVNKTGLYLYFTGEVRVKYYFFSIITIKPPPTPTATQTTTTTTAPPSPTPPPTSTQPSTSAPTGTSPPGTTTTTTPAPAAGVDMWPVVGLAVAAAVAAGVYFLFKRRPSGGDCGELTDVDRVVLQALANMGGSAERTQLQNALGVPKTTLHRHLHKLAKYGYVRLVQEGGRQRVELLRKC, from the coding sequence ATGCTAGTCTTCCTCAACTTAACCGCTCCCCCACTCCTCCTACTATTACTCCCCGCGGCGCTGGTGGGCAACTACACGCTACCAGCACCCCCGCTTTCAGACGTGGCGGCCTTCACCACTGCCGGGGAGCCCCTTCCCACCTGGGTGCTTAACAACACCCTCTACGTCTTACAAAACGGGGCCCCCGCAGTGGCCGTTTACGTCCCCCGTTACGAGAACAGCAGCGGCGTCTACACAGTCACAGTCAAGGCCGACAAGGTGGTCGTCCAGGCGCCCCCCGGCGTTATGATAGAGGACTTCGCCCCACTTCCCACAAACGTGGTTGTCAATAAAACCGGCCTCTACCTCTACTTCACCGGCGAAGTCCGAGTAAAGTACTATTTCTTCTCAATAATAACCATCAAGCCCCCGCCCACGCCGACCGCTACACAAACGACGACCACCACGACAGCCCCGCCGTCCCCCACACCGCCTCCCACATCTACGCAACCCTCCACATCTGCTCCCACCGGCACATCGCCACCTGGCACAACCACCACGACCACCCCCGCGCCGGCGGCGGGTGTTGATATGTGGCCCGTGGTGGGGTTGGCCGTGGCGGCCGCCGTGGCGGCCGGCGTCTACTTCCTCTTCAAGAGGAGGCCGAGCGGCGGAGACTGCGGAGAGCTCACCGACGTGGACCGCGTCGTGTTGCAAGCTCTGGCAAACATGGGAGGCTCTGCCGAGAGGACGCAACTACAGAACGCCCTAGGCGTGCCGAAGACGACGCTGCACCGGCACCTCCACAAATTAGCCAAATACGGCTACGTCAGGTTGGTACAGGAGGGCGGGAGGCAGAGAGTAGAGCTTCTAAGAAAGTGTTGA
- a CDS encoding type II toxin-antitoxin system VapC family toxin — protein sequence MVAKEVANTIWKAHVRGLVTADVAERLFHILSSLLEKNVRLEPESAYLPDAFHIAVAHRITVYDALYVAVAQKKGAALLTLDAQQGEMAKKLGVDVVTP from the coding sequence GTGGTCGCTAAGGAGGTGGCGAACACGATTTGGAAAGCCCACGTTAGGGGATTAGTGACTGCGGACGTGGCGGAAAGGCTTTTCCACATCCTCTCTTCGCTACTGGAGAAAAACGTGAGGCTCGAGCCAGAGAGCGCATACCTGCCTGATGCGTTTCACATAGCTGTTGCCCACAGAATTACGGTGTACGACGCCTTATACGTCGCCGTTGCTCAGAAAAAGGGGGCCGCCCTTCTGACGCTAGATGCCCAGCAAGGAGAAATGGCCAAAAAGCTAGGAGTAGATGTCGTCACCCCTTGA